In the genome of Vicia villosa cultivar HV-30 ecotype Madison, WI linkage group LG7, Vvil1.0, whole genome shotgun sequence, one region contains:
- the LOC131618826 gene encoding uncharacterized protein LOC131618826, whose translation MADPFNNTSKAEAVHTVDSYLEINKDEQRVTKNTNVTKDVNDIDNNEHLKANTETDTNVVDLYEYYDDELLTSLNPSVANRLMTRRKGKDAVQGSPKGSTQVNNPAKDTVRKKSTSAGPVKIKAITKSKGVGPSKSWSRVIPKKRKEREIVETESDVDVNVLDIPLRKKPTTSKFAASIPEVPIYNVSFHYASTVSRWKYVLQKRLAVERESAPIALENKEVLELNQEAGVLKNVCNLPKCYEKLVKEFVVNLSEDCGNSRSADYRKVFVRGKCVSFSPSVINKFLGRTDEAQTELEVTDKQVYQVIIAKQVKSWPMKEKLTASKLSIKYAMLHKIGAANWVPTNHKSSISTVLGRFMYVVGTKA comes from the coding sequence ATGGCTGATCCCTTCAATAACACCAGTAAGGCTGAGGCTGTTCACACCGTTGATAGTTACCTAGAAATCAACAAGGATGAACAAAGGGTTACTAAGAATACCAATGTCACCAAGGATGTCAATGACATTGACAATAATGAGCACCTTAAGGCCAATACTGAAACTGATACTAATGTGGTAGACTTATATGAGTACTATGACGACGAATTACTTACCTCATTGAATCCGAGTGTAGCCAACAGGCTAATGACAAGAAGAAAAGGCAAAGATGCTGTTCAAGGATCACCAAAAGGGAGCACTCAAGTGAACAACCCTGCCAAAGACACTGTCAGGAAGAAGAGTACTTCTGCAGGTCCTGTCAAGATCAAAGCTATTACCAAGAGTAAAGGGGTTGGTCCTTCAAAATCTTGGAGCAGGGTcattccaaagaaaagaaaagagcggGAAATTGTTGAAACTGAATCTGATGTTGATGTAAATGTCCTTGACATTCCATTAAGGAAGAAGCCTACAACCAGTAAGTTTGCTGCTAGCATCCCTGAAGTTCCCATTTATAATGTGTCTTTCCACTATGCCTCTACTGTCAGCAGATGGAAATATGTTCTCCAAAAGAGATTGGCTGTTGAAAGGGAATCGGCTCCAATTGCTCTTGAAAACAAGGAGGTCTTAGAGCTGAATCAAGAAGCTGGAGTGCTAAAAAATGTGTGCAATCTACCCAAATGTTATGAGAAGCTGGTCAAAGAATTTGTGGTAAACCTATCTGAAGATTGTGGCAATAGCAGAAGTGCAGATTACAGAAAGGTGTTTGTAAGAGGTAAGTGTGTATCGTTCTCTCCTTCTGTGATTAATAAATTCTTGGGAAGAACAGATGAAGCTCAAACCGAGCTGGAAGTAACAGACAAACAAGTCTATCAAGTGATCATAGCCAAGCAGGTAAAAAGCTGGCCCATGAAAGAGAAGCTAACTGCAAGTAAGCTGAGCATCAAGTATGCAATGCTTCACAAAATAGGAGCAGCTAATTGGGTTCCAACAAATCACAAGTCCTCTATCTCAACCGTGCTTGGGAGATTTATGTATGTTGTAGGAACAAAGGCATAG